The following coding sequences are from one Thermostaphylospora chromogena window:
- a CDS encoding 4-(cytidine 5'-diphospho)-2-C-methyl-D-erythritol kinase: MTSAHRESVTVRVPAKVNLRLAVGPPRADGYHDLVNVFHAVSLYDEVSAMPSESFSVRVEGESAAEVPLDDENLAVRAARALAAHAGVPYGADLLIRKTIPVAGGMAGGSADAAAALVACAALWGLGLPREELMEVAAGIGSDVPFALFGGTAVGTGRGERLVAAPAGARLHWVFALADGGLSAGRVYAECDRLRAASGERPELSGAADDMLAALASGDAKAVGAAMINDLEPAALSLMPELARTLDAGRDLGALGAVVSGSGPTCAFLAADAAEAEALAAGLRRAGVCRAAVTAHGPVPGASIVPASGEATA, translated from the coding sequence ATGACGAGCGCCCACCGGGAGTCCGTGACCGTCCGCGTGCCCGCGAAGGTCAACCTCAGGCTCGCCGTCGGTCCGCCCCGCGCGGACGGCTACCACGACCTCGTGAACGTCTTCCACGCCGTCTCGCTGTACGACGAGGTCAGCGCCATGCCGTCCGAATCGTTCTCGGTGCGCGTGGAGGGGGAGTCCGCCGCCGAGGTCCCGCTGGACGACGAGAACCTGGCGGTCCGCGCGGCCCGCGCGCTGGCCGCGCACGCGGGCGTGCCGTACGGCGCCGACCTGCTGATCCGCAAGACGATCCCGGTGGCCGGCGGCATGGCGGGCGGCAGCGCCGACGCCGCGGCGGCACTGGTGGCCTGTGCCGCCCTGTGGGGGCTCGGCCTGCCTCGCGAGGAGCTGATGGAGGTGGCCGCCGGGATCGGGAGCGATGTGCCCTTCGCCCTGTTCGGCGGCACCGCCGTCGGCACCGGGCGCGGCGAGCGCCTGGTAGCCGCGCCCGCGGGTGCGCGGCTGCACTGGGTGTTCGCGCTCGCCGACGGCGGCCTGTCCGCCGGCCGGGTCTACGCCGAATGCGACCGGCTGCGCGCCGCGTCCGGGGAGCGGCCCGAGCTGTCCGGAGCGGCGGACGACATGCTCGCCGCTCTGGCCTCCGGGGACGCCAAGGCCGTGGGCGCGGCCATGATCAACGACTTGGAGCCGGCCGCGCTGTCGCTCATGCCCGAGCTCGCCCGCACCCTCGATGCCGGCCGTGATCTGGGCGCGCTCGGAGCCGTGGTCTCCGGCTCCGGCCCCACCTGCGCCTTCCTGGCGGCGGATGCCGCCGAGGCGGAGGCGTTGGCCGCAGGACTGCGCCGGGCGGGCGTGTGCCGTGCGGCCGTCACGGCCCACGGTCCCGTCCCCGGCGCGTCGATCGTGCCCGCCTCCGGCGAGGCGACCGCCTGA
- a CDS encoding C40 family peptidase: MAMTATAGIAVVLASVTALAALGEPADASENPCPPGGYRGECPPPPHRIDDWRPSRPEDAPPDGPHTPPPPREGPSGDPRDTPYANPLDHFGDHPPDGPGPHEGPDGRDGPPEGHDAAEEDRRRDGPAEADREPPVPRSWRRGMIALAAAQSMIGTPYSWGGGSAKGPTRGIGRGRNTVGFDCSGLVLYAWAQAGVKLAHYTGAQFRQGRRVARRNLRPGDLVFFGPPTGDPNHVGLYVGDGVMIHAPQTGDVVKKTSFVKSPHYRSRYRGAVRP; encoded by the coding sequence ATGGCGATGACCGCGACCGCAGGCATAGCCGTCGTACTCGCGTCCGTCACCGCGCTGGCCGCCCTCGGTGAACCGGCGGACGCGTCGGAGAACCCGTGCCCACCCGGCGGGTACCGGGGAGAATGCCCGCCCCCGCCGCACCGGATCGACGACTGGCGGCCCTCCCGCCCCGAAGACGCGCCGCCGGACGGGCCGCACACACCCCCGCCACCGCGCGAAGGGCCTTCCGGCGACCCCCGCGACACCCCTTACGCAAACCCCCTCGACCACTTCGGCGACCACCCGCCCGACGGCCCGGGCCCGCACGAGGGCCCCGACGGCCGTGACGGTCCGCCCGAAGGCCATGACGCCGCCGAAGAAGACAGGCGACGGGACGGGCCCGCCGAGGCGGACCGCGAACCGCCGGTGCCCAGAAGCTGGCGGCGCGGCATGATCGCGCTCGCCGCCGCACAGAGCATGATCGGTACGCCGTACTCCTGGGGAGGCGGCTCCGCCAAGGGCCCCACCCGCGGCATCGGCCGCGGCCGCAACACCGTCGGATTCGACTGCTCCGGCCTCGTCCTGTACGCCTGGGCCCAAGCCGGGGTGAAGCTCGCCCACTACACGGGCGCCCAGTTCCGCCAGGGCCGCCGGGTGGCACGCCGGAACCTGCGCCCCGGCGACCTGGTCTTCTTCGGTCCGCCCACCGGCGACCCGAACCACGTGGGCCTGTACGTGGGCGACGGTGTGATGATCCACGCCCCGCAGACCGGCGATGTGGTGAAGAAGACCTCCTTCGTGAAGTCGCCACACTACAGATCCCGCTACCGTGGAGCGGTCCGCCCCTGA
- the rsmA gene encoding 16S rRNA (adenine(1518)-N(6)/adenine(1519)-N(6))-dimethyltransferase RsmA, translating to MDDIGGATLSLLGPADIRVLADKLGLRPTKKLGQNFVIDGGTVRRIVRVAEPRPDDVVLEVGPGLGSLTLALLPEVARVVAVEIDPVLAEQLPRTVAERAPETADRLTVVHADALKVTVEDLTTPSGPPTILVANLPYNVAVPVVLHLFQEVPGLRGGLVMVQSEVADRLAARPGSKIYGIPSVKASWFADVRRAGPVGRAVFWPVPNVDSGLVALTRREPPPTAATREEVFAVIDAAFAQRRKTLRAALADWAGSAANAERALRAAGIDPGERGERLTVADFARIAEHRSE from the coding sequence CTGGACGACATAGGGGGAGCCACGTTGAGCCTGCTGGGCCCTGCGGACATACGCGTCTTGGCGGACAAACTCGGTCTTCGGCCGACCAAGAAGCTGGGGCAGAACTTCGTGATCGACGGCGGCACGGTCCGCCGCATCGTCCGGGTCGCCGAGCCGCGGCCCGATGACGTCGTGCTCGAGGTCGGTCCGGGACTCGGCTCGCTCACCCTCGCCCTGCTCCCCGAGGTCGCCCGGGTGGTGGCCGTGGAGATCGATCCCGTGCTGGCCGAGCAGCTTCCGCGCACGGTCGCCGAGCGCGCGCCCGAGACGGCCGACCGGTTGACCGTGGTGCACGCCGATGCCCTGAAGGTGACCGTCGAGGATCTCACCACGCCGTCCGGGCCGCCCACGATCCTGGTGGCGAACCTTCCCTATAACGTCGCGGTGCCGGTCGTGCTCCATTTGTTCCAGGAAGTGCCTGGGCTGCGCGGAGGGCTGGTGATGGTCCAATCGGAGGTCGCCGACCGGCTCGCCGCCCGTCCGGGATCGAAAATTTATGGCATTCCTTCCGTCAAGGCGTCCTGGTTCGCCGACGTGCGGCGGGCGGGTCCGGTGGGGCGCGCGGTCTTCTGGCCGGTGCCGAACGTCGATTCCGGCCTGGTCGCCCTCACCCGCCGCGAGCCGCCGCCTACCGCCGCCACCCGCGAGGAGGTCTTCGCGGTGATAGATGCCGCTTTCGCCCAGCGGCGTAAGACCTTGCGGGCCGCGCTCGCGGACTGGGCGGGCTCGGCCGCGAACGCGGAGCGGGCGCTGCGCGCCGCGGGAATCGACCCCGGCGAGCGCGGCGAGCGGCTGACGGTCGCGGATTTCGCGCGAATCGCCGAACACAGATCTGAGTAA
- a CDS encoding serine/threonine-protein kinase: protein MSTEHPGVERLRPTDPETIGPYRLLGRLGEGGMGTVYLALAPTGRHVAVKVVKAEFAAVDGFAARFHAEVDNARRVASFCTAQVLDNGDDADGRPYMVTEYIAGVPLSRQISRYGALDPGPLHGVALGVAAALAAIHVAGLVHRDLKPANVILSMSGPRVIDFGISRALDRTHGLTVSGEVLGSPGWWSPEQVRGLAVTPAADIFAWGCLIAYAGTGRHPFGRGDAITLAARVLRHPPDLGTLPAPLHDLVRQATAMDPAQRPTAQDLVLALVGGAPPTGNPGRREDPPTLIATDLLAHSWEPPANVDPDSVQTLVSLGVEAAEPLPAEPDTSSPPTGLPGPRPPADPAAPPPAPPGVPTGFGALARQSGPGDDDATGRPPHRTIGHPPYRSARARPGGRSGPSTADDGTRTALRSPDTPERPEPARIPPDLPPRPAKRSAGRRWLIAAGAVTVALGGATALLLNLRTPSEQPPRNERVITIDVGQRVAVGSPITDPQLIIPEPPRCGLAEHDGARPVTGRFCAVTWTLFNPGAERAKLAVSFTLVDDRGTRHRPHGGSTPPPAALEPGDKVDGVALFDLPRDRTAATLASTVTENGGEIEVRLS, encoded by the coding sequence ATGAGCACGGAACATCCCGGCGTGGAGCGCCTGCGCCCCACCGACCCGGAGACCATCGGCCCCTACCGCCTGCTGGGCCGTCTCGGCGAAGGCGGCATGGGCACGGTGTACCTCGCGCTCGCCCCGACCGGCCGGCACGTCGCCGTGAAAGTGGTGAAAGCCGAGTTCGCCGCGGTGGACGGCTTCGCGGCGCGCTTCCACGCCGAGGTCGACAACGCGCGGCGGGTGGCGTCCTTCTGCACCGCGCAGGTGCTGGACAACGGCGACGACGCGGACGGCCGGCCGTACATGGTGACCGAGTACATCGCGGGCGTTCCGCTGTCACGGCAGATCAGCCGGTACGGCGCGCTCGACCCCGGCCCGCTGCACGGCGTCGCGCTGGGCGTGGCCGCGGCGCTGGCCGCCATCCACGTCGCCGGGCTGGTCCACCGGGACCTCAAACCGGCCAACGTGATCCTGTCCATGTCCGGTCCACGAGTGATCGACTTCGGCATCTCCCGCGCGTTGGACCGCACCCACGGCCTCACCGTGTCCGGCGAGGTACTGGGCAGCCCGGGATGGTGGTCACCGGAGCAGGTGCGCGGCCTCGCGGTCACGCCCGCCGCCGACATCTTCGCCTGGGGCTGCCTGATCGCCTACGCGGGCACCGGCCGCCACCCCTTCGGGCGGGGGGACGCGATCACGCTCGCCGCACGCGTCCTGCGGCACCCGCCCGACCTCGGCACGCTGCCCGCTCCCCTGCACGACCTGGTACGGCAGGCCACCGCGATGGACCCCGCCCAGCGTCCCACAGCCCAGGACCTGGTGCTCGCCCTGGTCGGCGGGGCGCCGCCGACCGGAAACCCCGGGCGGAGGGAGGACCCGCCGACGCTCATCGCCACCGACCTGCTCGCGCACTCCTGGGAACCGCCGGCCAACGTGGACCCCGACTCCGTTCAGACGCTCGTCTCCCTAGGCGTGGAGGCCGCCGAGCCGCTCCCCGCCGAACCGGACACGTCCTCCCCGCCGACCGGCCTGCCGGGCCCGCGGCCACCGGCCGACCCGGCGGCACCGCCCCCGGCACCCCCCGGCGTCCCGACCGGCTTCGGCGCCCTGGCCCGCCAGAGCGGTCCCGGCGACGACGACGCCACCGGCCGTCCGCCCCATCGCACGATCGGCCACCCGCCCTACCGTTCAGCCCGGGCGCGGCCCGGCGGACGTTCCGGCCCCTCCACCGCCGACGACGGGACGCGGACCGCCCTCCGCTCCCCGGACACGCCGGAACGGCCCGAGCCCGCGCGTATCCCCCCGGACCTCCCGCCCCGACCGGCGAAGCGGTCAGCCGGTCGCAGGTGGCTGATCGCGGCGGGAGCGGTCACGGTGGCGCTGGGCGGCGCGACCGCGCTGCTGCTGAACCTGCGGACACCGTCCGAGCAGCCGCCGCGGAACGAACGGGTGATCACGATCGACGTGGGTCAGCGCGTCGCCGTGGGCTCCCCCATCACCGACCCTCAGCTCATCATCCCGGAACCACCGCGGTGCGGCCTGGCCGAACACGACGGCGCCCGACCGGTCACCGGCCGGTTCTGCGCCGTCACATGGACACTGTTCAACCCCGGAGCCGAACGGGCGAAGCTCGCCGTCTCGTTCACGCTCGTCGACGACCGGGGTACGCGGCACCGCCCGCACGGCGGTTCCACACCGCCGCCCGCAGCGCTGGAACCCGGCGACAAGGTGGACGGCGTCGCCCTGTTCGACCTGCCGCGAGACCGGACCGCCGCCACCCTCGCGAGCACGGTGACCGAGAACGGCGGGGAAATCGAGGTCAGGTTATCGTGA
- a CDS encoding FG-GAP repeat protein, with protein MKIIPMALAAFLLPLLPPASPSHTTECATEASVDFDGDGVDDVVAGDPFAAVDGLTGAGAVHVVSGRRTTMIGAPRPAGGDGFGWSVAVARLDDDACADLVVGAPYADVDGKTDAGAVYLLYGGAERDVRVVAPDPQEGAHFGWSVAATPDDGGVVAIGAPHEDDDGVRDAGAVYLLRADDPDTLTRISQESKGLIGNSETGDMFGWSLALGAMIGDADRIDLAVGAPHENSDGSGRQNEQGMADTGGCFVIRDPLASDGSYEGVKWEMSVVVAESADGEPPAQRTPGDRFGYAVSYVEGHLAVSAPLADVRGVADTGLVHVLRTDGREMVPGVTLFREEDAVPGDGFGFSVALGAVQGEREPRLAVGVPFARDGQGAVQLIRLSDPARSELLTAPGLARARRLGWSVAFSGNRLAAGVPDDGTGGGVGLLGRNQDTFTIVTPKTPANATAADTGASVAG; from the coding sequence GTGAAGATCATCCCCATGGCGCTCGCCGCGTTCCTCCTCCCCCTGCTTCCCCCGGCCTCCCCCTCCCACACGACCGAATGCGCAACGGAGGCGAGCGTCGACTTCGACGGCGACGGCGTGGACGACGTCGTGGCGGGCGACCCGTTCGCCGCCGTGGACGGACTGACCGGCGCGGGCGCCGTCCACGTCGTCAGCGGCCGGAGAACGACCATGATCGGCGCGCCTCGGCCCGCCGGGGGAGACGGGTTCGGCTGGTCGGTGGCCGTCGCACGACTCGACGACGACGCCTGCGCCGACCTGGTGGTCGGCGCGCCGTACGCGGACGTGGACGGGAAGACCGACGCCGGCGCGGTCTACCTCCTGTACGGCGGCGCAGAACGCGACGTCCGCGTCGTCGCGCCCGACCCGCAGGAGGGCGCCCACTTCGGCTGGTCGGTGGCGGCGACCCCGGACGACGGCGGTGTGGTGGCGATCGGCGCCCCGCACGAGGACGACGACGGGGTCCGCGACGCCGGCGCGGTCTACCTACTCCGCGCCGACGACCCCGACACGCTCACCCGGATCAGCCAGGAGTCGAAAGGGCTGATCGGCAACAGCGAGACCGGCGACATGTTCGGCTGGTCGCTGGCGCTCGGCGCGATGATCGGGGACGCGGACCGGATCGACCTGGCGGTCGGCGCGCCGCACGAGAACAGCGACGGCAGCGGACGGCAGAACGAGCAGGGCATGGCCGACACCGGCGGCTGCTTCGTCATCCGCGACCCGCTGGCCTCCGACGGGTCGTACGAAGGCGTGAAGTGGGAGATGTCCGTGGTCGTGGCGGAATCCGCCGACGGCGAGCCGCCCGCGCAGCGGACCCCGGGCGACCGCTTCGGCTACGCCGTGTCCTACGTCGAGGGACATCTGGCGGTGAGCGCGCCGCTCGCGGATGTGCGCGGCGTGGCGGACACCGGGCTGGTGCACGTGCTGCGCACCGACGGGCGGGAGATGGTTCCGGGGGTCACTCTCTTCCGCGAGGAGGACGCGGTCCCGGGCGACGGGTTCGGCTTCTCCGTCGCGCTCGGCGCGGTGCAGGGCGAGCGGGAGCCCCGGCTGGCGGTCGGCGTGCCGTTCGCCCGCGACGGGCAGGGAGCGGTACAGCTGATCCGGCTGTCCGACCCGGCGCGAAGCGAGCTGCTGACCGCCCCGGGCCTCGCCCGCGCTCGGCGTCTGGGCTGGTCGGTGGCCTTCAGCGGCAACCGCCTGGCCGCGGGCGTCCCGGACGACGGAACGGGCGGCGGCGTCGGCCTGCTGGGCCGCAACCAGGACACCTTCACCATCGTCACGCCGAAGACCCCCGCGAACGCCACCGCGGCGGACACCGGAGCGTCCGTAGCGGGCTGA
- a CDS encoding TatD family hydrolase, whose translation MSLPPAPEPLGGEVFDSHCHLDIMVGDRPADSGDRVARAAQAAAPTVEGIVDAARAVGVTRLVTVGYDLPSSRWCAEVAAGHRDVYAAVAIHPNEAHAATPETLAEIEELARRPEVRAVGETGLDYYRDWASRDDQHASFRAHIEIARRTGKALVIHDREAHDDVLRVLAEAGPPDVVVFHSFSGDADMAKKCADAGYFMSFSGPVTYKNAGYLREAAAVAPPELMLVETDAPYLPPVPHRGKPNSPYLIPLTLRCLAEVKGMAVDDLAARINDNGETVFGAW comes from the coding sequence GTGAGTCTTCCTCCCGCGCCCGAACCGCTCGGCGGCGAGGTGTTCGACAGCCACTGTCACCTCGACATCATGGTCGGTGACCGGCCCGCCGACTCCGGCGACCGGGTGGCGCGGGCGGCGCAGGCCGCCGCGCCCACCGTCGAGGGGATCGTGGACGCCGCCCGCGCGGTCGGCGTCACCCGCCTGGTCACCGTCGGCTACGACCTGCCGTCCTCGCGTTGGTGTGCGGAGGTCGCCGCCGGCCACCGCGACGTCTACGCCGCCGTCGCGATCCACCCGAACGAGGCGCACGCCGCCACGCCCGAGACGCTGGCCGAGATCGAGGAGCTGGCCCGCCGTCCCGAGGTGCGGGCGGTCGGCGAGACGGGCCTGGACTACTACCGCGACTGGGCGAGCCGGGACGACCAGCACGCGAGCTTCCGCGCGCACATCGAGATCGCCCGGCGCACCGGCAAGGCGCTGGTCATCCACGACCGCGAGGCGCACGATGACGTGCTGCGGGTGCTGGCCGAGGCCGGCCCGCCGGACGTCGTGGTCTTCCACAGCTTCTCCGGTGACGCCGACATGGCCAAGAAATGCGCCGACGCCGGGTATTTCATGTCGTTCTCCGGCCCCGTCACCTATAAGAACGCCGGTTACCTGCGCGAGGCCGCCGCGGTCGCACCACCGGAGCTGATGCTCGTCGAGACCGACGCGCCCTATCTGCCGCCGGTGCCGCACCGCGGCAAGCCCAACTCGCCCTACCTGATCCCACTCACGCTGCGCTGCCTGGCCGAGGTGAAGGGGATGGCCGTCGACGATCTCGCCGCCCGCATCAACGACAACGGCGAGACCGTCTTCGGCGCCTGGTGA
- the metG gene encoding methionine--tRNA ligase yields MAQHILTAVAWPYANGPRHIGHVSGFGVPSDIFSRYQRMAGNEVLMVSGTDEHGTPIQVQADKEGMTARELADRYNRVIVEDLTALGLSYDLFTRTTTQNHYAVVQEIFKGLYDNGYVFPTTTMGAISPSTGRTLPDRYIEGTCPICGYDGARGDQCDNCGNQLDPIDLINPKSRINGETPKFVETEHFMLDLPAFAEALGSFLQSKQGEWRPNVLKFSLNLLDDLQPRAITRDLDWGVPIPLDGWRDRPDKRMYVWFDAVIGYLSASVEWARRSGDPDAWRKWWQNPDARSYYFMGKDNIVFHSEIWPAILLGYNGKGARGGRPGSLGELNLPSEVVSSEFLTMEGRKFSSSRQVVIYVRDFLSRYDADALRYYIAVAGPETQDTDFTWSEFVNRNNGELVAAWGNLVNRSIAMAAKNFGAIPEPGDLTDADRALLERSRAAFAKVGGELSRSRFKNAVTEAFDVVREANRYLAEQEPWKLKDDRDRQRSILYVALQVVDDAKTMLTPFLPNSSNKVYAMLGGEGVWSGMPEIHEVDEEGGRAYPVITGSYAQGVARWEHRPIRPGTPLAPPTPLFKKLDPKVVDEELARLGG; encoded by the coding sequence ATGGCCCAGCACATCTTGACCGCCGTAGCATGGCCGTACGCCAACGGCCCTCGTCACATCGGGCACGTGTCCGGTTTCGGGGTGCCCTCTGACATCTTCAGCAGATACCAGCGAATGGCGGGCAACGAGGTGCTGATGGTCAGCGGCACCGACGAGCACGGCACGCCCATCCAGGTGCAGGCCGACAAGGAGGGCATGACGGCCCGTGAGCTCGCCGATCGCTACAACCGGGTGATCGTCGAGGACCTCACGGCGCTCGGCCTGTCCTACGACCTGTTCACCCGTACCACCACGCAGAACCACTACGCCGTCGTGCAGGAGATCTTCAAGGGCCTGTACGACAACGGCTATGTCTTCCCCACGACCACGATGGGGGCGATCTCGCCGTCCACCGGGCGCACCCTCCCCGACCGCTACATCGAGGGCACCTGCCCGATCTGCGGTTACGACGGCGCCCGCGGTGATCAGTGCGACAACTGCGGCAACCAGCTCGACCCGATCGACCTGATCAACCCGAAGTCCCGGATCAACGGCGAGACGCCGAAGTTCGTGGAGACCGAGCACTTCATGCTCGACCTGCCCGCCTTCGCCGAGGCGCTGGGCTCCTTCCTGCAGAGCAAGCAGGGCGAGTGGCGGCCCAACGTGCTGAAGTTCTCCCTCAACCTGCTCGACGACCTCCAGCCCCGGGCGATCACTCGTGACCTCGACTGGGGCGTGCCGATCCCGCTGGACGGCTGGCGCGACCGCCCCGACAAGCGGATGTACGTCTGGTTCGACGCGGTCATCGGCTACCTGTCGGCGTCCGTGGAGTGGGCCAGGCGGTCCGGTGACCCGGACGCGTGGCGGAAGTGGTGGCAGAACCCCGACGCCCGCAGCTACTACTTCATGGGCAAGGACAACATCGTCTTCCACTCCGAGATCTGGCCGGCGATCCTGCTCGGCTACAACGGCAAGGGCGCCCGCGGCGGCCGTCCCGGCTCGCTCGGTGAGCTCAACCTGCCCTCCGAGGTCGTCTCCAGCGAGTTCTTGACCATGGAGGGGCGTAAGTTCTCCTCCTCCCGCCAGGTGGTCATCTACGTCCGCGACTTCCTGTCCCGCTACGACGCCGACGCGCTGCGGTACTACATCGCCGTGGCGGGACCGGAGACCCAGGACACCGACTTCACCTGGTCGGAGTTCGTCAACCGCAACAACGGCGAGCTGGTGGCCGCCTGGGGCAACCTGGTCAACCGTTCGATCGCGATGGCGGCGAAGAACTTCGGCGCCATTCCCGAGCCCGGCGACCTCACCGACGCCGACCGGGCGCTGCTGGAGCGGTCGCGCGCGGCGTTCGCCAAGGTCGGCGGCGAGCTGAGCCGCTCCCGGTTCAAGAACGCCGTGACGGAGGCGTTCGACGTCGTCCGTGAAGCCAACCGCTACCTCGCTGAGCAGGAGCCGTGGAAGCTCAAGGACGACCGTGACCGCCAGCGGTCGATCCTGTACGTCGCGCTGCAGGTGGTGGACGACGCCAAGACGATGCTCACGCCGTTCCTGCCCAACTCCTCCAACAAGGTCTACGCGATGCTCGGCGGCGAGGGCGTGTGGTCGGGCATGCCGGAGATCCACGAGGTGGACGAGGAGGGCGGCCGCGCCTACCCGGTGATCACCGGCTCCTACGCGCAGGGCGTCGCCCGCTGGGAGCACCGGCCGATCCGTCCCGGCACCCCGCTGGCCCCGCCCACCCCGCTCTTCAAGAAGCTGGACCCGAAGGTGGTGGACGAAGAACTGGCCCGGCTGGGAGGGTGA
- a CDS encoding glycosyltransferase yields MELTVVMPCLNEAETVETCVRKALGCMRENGIDGEVVVADNGSTDGSQQLARDAGARVVHVEEKGYGNALMGGIRAARGRYVIMGDADDSYDFTALMPFVEQLRDGADLVMGNRFKGGIAPGAMPPLHRYLGNPVLSFIGRLFFSSKIGDFHCGLRGFRRDSILRLGLQTGGMEFASEMVVKATLQGLDVREVPTTLSPDGRSRPPHLRSWRDGWRHLRFLLLYSPRWLFFIPGLVMMILGVVAGAALTFGPVKIGELAFDVDTLVGASAMVVIGFQAVLFALFTKVYAAEEGFLPEDRRVKRLVDTITLERGLIVGGLLALAGLAGLVASLVHWQVRSFGELNPRESLRLVVPSATALMMSFQTIFAALFISILGIRRSKETPTDIAASAAEEAAEAVAKTKAADDDTVAKDAPANL; encoded by the coding sequence GTGGAACTGACCGTGGTGATGCCCTGCCTCAACGAGGCGGAGACCGTGGAGACGTGCGTGCGCAAGGCCCTCGGGTGCATGCGCGAGAACGGCATCGACGGCGAAGTGGTTGTCGCGGACAACGGCAGCACCGACGGCTCGCAGCAGCTCGCCCGTGACGCGGGCGCCCGGGTGGTTCACGTCGAGGAGAAGGGGTACGGCAACGCCCTGATGGGCGGCATCCGCGCGGCCCGCGGTCGCTACGTCATCATGGGCGACGCGGACGACTCCTACGACTTCACCGCGCTGATGCCCTTCGTGGAGCAGCTGCGCGACGGCGCCGACCTGGTGATGGGCAACCGCTTCAAGGGCGGCATCGCCCCCGGCGCCATGCCGCCCCTCCACCGCTACCTCGGCAACCCGGTGCTGTCGTTCATCGGGCGGCTGTTCTTCTCCTCCAAGATCGGTGACTTCCACTGCGGGCTGCGCGGCTTCCGCCGTGACTCGATCCTGCGTCTGGGCCTGCAGACCGGTGGCATGGAGTTCGCCAGCGAGATGGTCGTGAAGGCCACGCTGCAGGGTCTCGACGTGCGCGAGGTGCCCACCACCCTGTCGCCCGACGGCCGCTCCCGCCCGCCGCACCTGCGCTCCTGGCGGGACGGCTGGCGCCACCTGCGCTTCCTGCTGCTCTACAGCCCGCGCTGGCTGTTCTTCATCCCCGGCCTGGTGATGATGATCCTGGGCGTGGTCGCCGGCGCCGCGCTCACCTTCGGCCCGGTCAAGATCGGCGAGCTGGCCTTCGACGTCGACACCCTGGTCGGCGCCTCCGCCATGGTGGTGATCGGCTTCCAGGCCGTGCTGTTCGCGCTCTTCACCAAGGTCTACGCGGCCGAGGAGGGCTTCCTGCCGGAGGACCGGCGGGTCAAGCGGCTGGTCGACACGATCACCTTGGAGCGCGGGCTGATCGTCGGCGGGCTGCTGGCGCTGGCCGGGCTGGCGGGTCTGGTCGCCTCGCTGGTGCACTGGCAGGTGCGCAGCTTCGGCGAGCTGAACCCGCGCGAGTCGCTGCGCCTGGTGGTGCCCTCGGCAACCGCGCTCATGATGAGCTTCCAGACGATCTTCGCGGCGCTGTTCATCAGCATCCTCGGCATCCGCCGCTCCAAGGAGACCCCGACCGACATCGCGGCGTCGGCCGCTGAGGAGGCGGCGGAAGCGGTCGCGAAGACGAAGGCCGCGGATGACGACACCGTGGCCAAGGACGCCCCGGCGAACCTCTAG